The following is a genomic window from Ictalurus furcatus strain D&B chromosome 14, Billie_1.0, whole genome shotgun sequence.
aataatTATATACGGACCTAAAACATTTACTCACAAAATACCAGCGCATAGTAGAGCTGCACCTGAGAATGGTCTGACCCGTATAGTAAGTTCCCTTAGGGACTGTCGGGCAATTCCACCCACTGAGTTAAAATGTGAACAGGCCCGGAAATACcgaaaaatatagaaaaatactGCAATTTTCTGGCGTTATTTTGTAATTGGTTGTGGTAGTCTGCAGCCCTTCCTCAAACTTCTCAACACACAGCTGACATCAGATTGCATTTAACCAATACacaaatcttaaaaataaaagattaatgTTGTCTTTGCCTATGTTCTGATTGAGTGGGCAAGACAGACGTTTGGGTGGGCTCAGATCACCCCTGCCTATGCCTAGATCTGGCCCAAAATGTCCACGTTGTCCATGCATTTAAATGACTTATAACTATTAACATacaaaagtcatttgaaaacaCACGTTACATTCTAAATGCTGTAGCAGGTGCACAATGAGATGCCTGAGCTATTAAAATAATTGAGAATTGTATCTGTATAAAGGGAGGTATTAGAAAAATCTCACATGTAGTACATCAGTCTGGCCAATAGGAACTTACtacaaatgtgaaaaaaaacaaaaaacttttagGTGAGGTACATCTCATTGTGAGCCTGCTACAGCCTTtagaatataaaaaatgtatgcttttaaatgacttttgtaTGTTATAACGTATGCCATTTTACTTAATGCTTGGACAACGTTGACGTTTTATCTCAGTGGGTGGAATTGCCAGAAGGTCCCTTAGGCAACTTGCGCTGTGACACCGAGTCAGAACATTCTGCAAGCTTGCTCCAAAACGAAATAACTCCAATACATAAAATACGACTGCAAGAAACTATAAATGAGACATAGCtgaaatatttatcatttttgagcaaaaatttgttttaaacataGTTAATCCTAGTAATTTAATtgtcaatattaaaacaaaaaagtaataatgaacgcgtctttatttgtattttgtttttcacttttgaaacaaaaaaaacaaatgagcgCAACGTACACAGACCCTTATGTTATCCTTCCTTTCTTATAGGCTATAGTATATAGTAGTAGCTCTATTAATGAGTATCTTTACACAATACAACTTTTGCATTTAGTTGCAATTAGCTTTGCATTTTACAAACCgccaaatgtcctcataaaCTTCTACATTACCACAAAGTATGGAATGTCCTTTGCAAGAATAtacaatttgttttgtttacttattGAAGCATTTAAATTGTAAgtcatttcttaaaaaaatattttcaggaaCATTTTACAGTACTGTTCAATTACTTTAGGTAATTATGGTAAATATGCAGGAACTAAGCAGGAACGAATAAGTTCTTAATTAGCAcccattttatttctataaaataCTACAAACTACTAGTTAAATACTCAGTATGTTAGTAGGAGTTCATGTTTAACTGTGCAGTAATGAACTGAATCTTAAGCAGTAATTACTGAGTCTTAGATTTCTCTCTTGCAGAGCTACTAGCTAACTACACAGGTATGGCTCTTTTATAATAACTACTGAATAATTGAAATTAATAGCTAAGCCTTATCTTTCTCCTGGAGCTCTATTACCTAATATATGTCAGCCTATTCTAATACCTCAGTATAGATGTAAAATTTATTTAGGTCTCCTCGATGTAATCaactaaaataaagtttaaagttTTGCATGTAGCTAATTAAAGTAAAAGCTTGCCATGCAGTCAGTTTAAGCTTTTTAAAGCTTACATTTTACTAATGCTTGTTACATGTGAACTGATATTTTAACCTTGAAGCACTCTAAGGAGGTGCATATAAAACCAAAGACCCTGAGCAGGAGAACTCTCTGTCCCTGAGAGTGACGGTGTGaggagagatagaaagagtgaGTATGGAACCCTGGCATGTGTGGGTGGGAAAGAGGACTTGGGAAACAGGTGACTTTAGAAAAGACTTATGCTcgcatttatttttcactgctatgccattttctctctctctctctctctctcagagttgAGAATGACCACACGTTATCTGCTCCTCTCTGTCCTCAACTGACACTGGACCACACCCCCACTGCCACGGTGAGAGATAGAAAAGGGgagtgtgactgagtgtgtgtgtgtgtgggcatgggTATGGGCATGGGCATgagtatgggtgtgatggcggTGAGGTGTACAGCTTGGAGCAGTTCTCTGGCTCGAACTCTAGCCATGTTGGAAGGACCAGGCCAGGTAAGAGCCTGCCACAGTGGAAGTATGCCTGTTGCCAAAGAGACACTATTTCCAGCAAGCAGCTCCACTGTCAAGCCCTTCAATGAGATTCCTGGAATGTGGAAGAACAGTGTAGGGAATCTCTACACCTTCTGGAAACTGGATGGATTCAAGAACATCCATCACATAATGGTGCATAACTTCAACACATTTGGGCCCATTTACAGGTAAACCTTTAAGATAAAATACTGATCTATGTATTTGaccaataattaaaatatttttcttctgaTTCCTCCTACTGCATACATTCTTTTACAATTATTTACTCTTACGAGAATAACTAGGGAGCTAGTTTTTGTAAATGGTACCTTGTAAGCTTGGATTTTTCCAGACTTCACAAGTTTAATTTTGGAattcctaaaaaataaaaatttgctaAAAAGCAGCATTTCATTAAGGTAAAAAGaattgcttttaaatgaaaactatCAGATGTAATGATGATATGATATAACTCCTGTTTGATAGTTAATCATTTGTGCCATAAACAGCCTATCCTAGAATAAACTTCCCCCACTTGTCCTGTGGTAAGAGAATTTAGTCAAAACATACATTCGTATCAGCTATACCAAAGGACATTATGTGAAGAACAAGCTgagggtgggttttttttttttatcccttcttccttccttaAAAATTAATACTGTTTATGACAACAggaatattaatttattttatgaaatgtcttttatataataaaatttacttaaatTATGCATATTTCATTCTTGCAGGGAGAAAATTGGGTATTATGAAAGTGTGAATATTATCAACCCTGAGGATGCTGCTATCTTATTCAAAGCAGAGGGTCACTACCCTAAAAGGCTCAGAGTGGAACCTTGGACCTCCTATAGAGATTTTAGAAACCGCAAATATGGTGTTCTTCTGAAGTATGAATCCTCATATTAGGTTTTTGGTTACTAATTAAATATGCTTGAGTGCAAacttcagtctgtctgtctgttcagagatggagaggaCTGGCGATCCAACAGAGTCATTCTGAACCGGGAGGTAATCTCGCCAAAGGTGCAGGGGAACTTTGTGCCATTGCTGGATGAGGTTGGCCAGGACTTTGTTGCTCGAGTTTATAAAAAGATTGAAAGAAGTGGACAGAACAAATGGACCACAGATCTGTCCCATGAACTCTTCAAGTATGCACTAGAATGTAAGGTTTAACGCACTATACAACAGATCAGCAGTGAATCATTTGGACTAAAACACTGTTATGCTAAAACTTTTATTGATGCTAATCAAATGTTCAAAAGCAATACATAGTTTACTGTTTGAATGTTGACAtgatctgtgtctgtgtctcagcTGTGAGTGCAGTATTATATGGTGAACGTCTGGGGCTGCTGTTGGACTACATTGATCCAGAGGCTCAGCATTTTATTGACTGCATCACTCTCATGTTTAAGACCACCTGTCCCATGCTGTACATCCCCCCTTCCATGTTACGGCGGCTTGGAGCCAAAGTTTGGAAAGATCATGTGGAAGCATGGGATGGTATTTTCAACCAGGGTAGGAGGTTTTCCTAGTGgacaaaaatgctaaaataaaaataatatcacCCTACATATGAGAGTGGAACAAAATCAAATACTACTAAGCATGAAATCTTTGTGTGATCAGGATCATGTCTTTGTATTTTATCTATTGCACTCTGGGGCTCAATAGCGGACCACTGTATTCAGAACATCTACAGGCAGCTGAGGAAGGAATCTGGAGAACAGAACAAATATCCCGGGGTGCTGGCCAGCCTTCTCATGCTTGACCGACTGTCCATTGAGGAAATCAAGGCTAGTGTGACTGAGCTGATGGCTGGAGGGGTGGACACGGTAAGACAACTTTTATAAGGTGTAAAAAAGAaactatttataaaaaaaattcttaccaGTCAGATGCCtaaaatatgccattatttaGCAGTGATCTCATTACTCATGTAGTACGTACTGTGATTTAGACATCTATCACCCTCCTCTGGACTCTCTACGAATTGGCACGGCACCCCGACCTCCAAGAGGAGCTGAGGGCAGAGATCATTGCCGCTCGCGCTGCCTCACAGGGAGACACAGTGCAGATGCTCAAAATGGTGCCACTGCTCAAAGGTGCTCTAAAAGAGACACTCAGGTGTGGACAGCTTAAACTAGGACTCAATTCACGCTGTTACAAAAGTAGAATACTTACAGAAAACAATGTATCAGAGCATTAATTGCACTAACAAAAATTCTATGATGTTCGTTTTTTGACAATTTTCATAAAATTGAAAAGCATACtttactaaaaaaacaaaaccaaaactgcAGTTAACTTCAAATTTCAAATGAAGCCTGTCACACATGTGTATTGTCAAAGAGGGAGGGGGTTATCTGTTAGGCCTACTTCTAAAAATGAATTCTAGATTAATTCTAGACAATTAATCAAGATGAATTAATTCAATGAAATATTCTTGTTGTCTTTACTAACTGTAACCCTTTTCCTTTAAAGGCTACACCCTGTAGCAGTAAGCCTGCAAAGATACCTCACTCATGATGTTGTGATCCAAAATTACCATATTCCATCTGGGGTGAGCCACAACTTCAATAACCTGAATCTGAGCTAGGGAAAAGCTATCAATATGTGAAATAATGTAAGTGACCTTGAGTGTGTGTTAATCAGACATTAGTGCAGCTGGGACTGTATGCCATGGGCAGGGACTATCGCATCTTCTCCAAACCAGAGCAGTACCTGCCTTCTCGCTGGCTGAGGAATGAGAGTCACTACTTCAGGAGTTTGGGCTTCGGATTTGGGCCTCGTCAATGCCTTGGGCGCAGAATTGCAGAGACGGAGATGCAGCTCTTCCTCATCCATGTCTGttctataatattttattaactatGGCTAGCTAAGATATATGAAATGTGtctatgttgattattttattccataatttatttgctctctctctctctctaatatatatatatatacatatatatatatatatatatatatatatatatatatatatatatatatatatatatataatatttaaaacccTCATCCCTCATATATGCCTATGTGCATGTGAAATCTGTAACTCATACTCTTTCTTTCACAGATGTTGGAGAATTTCAAGATTGAGAAGCAGAGACAGCTAGAAGTGAGGAGCACGTTTGAGCTTATACTTGTTCCTGAGAAACCCATTCTGTTAACTATAAAGCCTCTACAAAGCAGTAAATGACAAACTCCTTCCAAAAGGTAACGTTTTAATTCATTACTACAAACTATTTCTAATACTGGAAACACATCAAGAATAAAAAACATGGACGATAAATACTGTATGgaaatgaattaattttattataacaCAAGGTTGCTCCTAATGTATTGTTTTGCTATTCTTTCTTGTTTATACTGcataaaacagcattttaaataCTCTGATGTTGAATCAGGTCATTTAAGGGTGTCCAGATCCTTATGACGTATGTGTCCCAAAATGGAGTCTGAAACACTATTCTTTAAATaatcaaagaagaaaaaacaatgtTATACAATGTTACTTACTTCAATACCATCATCAGACAGCAAGTAGGCCTactatttacaaaatacatgtCTTctatatctatttattttatttctaagtATTAACTCTCTGTGTTGATGTCCTTCAGCTTTGACATGAACAGATATCTGTGGTCAAGGTTGTGTACTGACCAGTGGCACATAATGCAAGGTTGATGTACGAGCAAATCCATGAGTGTATTCACCGAGTCTGGTCAACATGTCCTGCTTTTCTTTCCCCCACTGCCTGGCATTCTCCTCCAGctacaaaacaacacaacaaaacactgaCTCAGCTCTCTGAAGATGGAATTTTGACATTTGCGTATTCATTAAAGTGATCTACTCTTTAGAGAAACACACCTGTTTGCCCAAAACACGGATGCATGCCTCTGCTCTCTCTAGCTGTTCTAACAGTCTGAGCTTCTCACTGTCTGCAAAAGGCTGCTGAATTTGAATAGAACACATACAGCATATTCACTTATTAATGGACTTAGGGGGTTAACCCTTATTTTCTGAGAGTTTTTGAGGTATTTTGCAGTAATGGCATGATGTATTTTAACGATATAAATTAATCTCAGTTGCCCAAGACATCTGTCAGACACTgtaataatgaaaatgttttactgaGAGTTCAGTTATTTTTACTTCATGGATTTGACTAACTGCTTTGCCTGTGTAATGACACAAGAATTGTGACACTGTATTCTTGTACTCTTGTAATCTTTGTATAGCCTAATTTTAAAGGAGTATAATCAACTGACCATATCTACTATATTTAGATTTTGACATTAGCACTAACTAATCTGAATGTACAATCTGAACAGTGTTCCTTGACTTcagtgtgtatgtctgtgtactttatttattaaatcattttggGCCAAAGTGTCATTTTGTTATGGAGAATCTCTATACTGCACATGGTAATGGTATCAAAGTCAAAGTTCTGATATTGTCACAGACTAAAGTGTGTTGGAGTGTCTGAGAGAGTGAAAactatgagtgtgtgttgtgaggtGCACCTGTGCAGGTTGTTGTATGATAATAGGCTGTGGCTGTTGTCGAAGTCTTTCCAGCTCTGATCTTAGGCGAGAGTTTTCTGCAGCCAGTATAGACTCAATCTCTCTCGTTCTGCTCTCCTCAGTatctacacatacatacatattaaagGACTGCTTCATAAGCTTTATTTTCTTACTACTTCCTTCCTGGAGCTGTGCATCCAGGCCTTAGCATTACCTCTCTGAGGAACTGACTCTATAGCAGCAGATCAATCACAAATCAATAATTACTCCATTAGACATGGAATGAGCTGTAATGCCATGTCTgtgctcatttaaaatgtaagtgCATTTACTATCATGGTGAACTTCCACATGATATGGAATGGATATTCACTCTATATAGATACACCTTTTTCTTTTACGAccgtcttcttcttctctgcattttctttatttctctctctcagctttgTGGTCAGCACCTTCTCCATCTTTTCAATAACCTCATTAAGAAATGATAAGAAATATAAGAATTAGTGATGCAGGAAACACATCCCAAAAGAAATCTTTAAGTTGCATCTCCAAATATAATACAGCAAACAGAGGATGTaagattatataaatgtataaagtgAATATTAATGTAGTTTGTCTCAGAAGCAAGCAGAGCAGTACCTTCTCCTGTTGGCGTACTGTAGCCTCCAGACTTGAGAGTTTCTTGATCTGTCCTTGGTAGCGCTGCAGCACAACCTTTTGCTGTTGGTGCGCTCGCTGTAGCTGCACCAGCTCCTTCTCACTGTCATTCTTCTACAGAGAACAAGAAGGAATCTTTTAGGCAAGAGCAGTTAACGGAATGTAAAGGAAGGTTAGATGTAGTTTAGAAAGTACAACAGAAACACAATAACCTGTATGACCATCTTCAATCAGTGGCCTTGGGCAGAGATTATTGATATAT
Proteins encoded in this region:
- the LOC128618331 gene encoding cholesterol side-chain cleavage enzyme, mitochondrial-like, with protein sequence MGMGMGMSMGVMAVRCTAWSSSLARTLAMLEGPGQVRACHSGSMPVAKETLFPASSSTVKPFNEIPGMWKNSVGNLYTFWKLDGFKNIHHIMVHNFNTFGPIYREKIGYYESVNIINPEDAAILFKAEGHYPKRLRVEPWTSYRDFRNRKYGVLLKDGEDWRSNRVILNREVISPKVQGNFVPLLDEVGQDFVARVYKKIERSGQNKWTTDLSHELFKYALESVSAVLYGERLGLLLDYIDPEAQHFIDCITLMFKTTCPMLYIPPSMLRRLGAKVWKDHVEAWDGIFNQADHCIQNIYRQLRKESGEQNKYPGVLASLLMLDRLSIEEIKASVTELMAGGVDTTSITLLWTLYELARHPDLQEELRAEIIAARAASQGDTVQMLKMVPLLKGALKETLRLHPVAVSLQRYLTHDVVIQNYHIPSGTLVQLGLYAMGRDYRIFSKPEQYLPSRWLRNESHYFRSLGFGFGPRQCLGRRIAETEMQLFLIHMLENFKIEKQRQLEVRSTFELILVPEKPILLTIKPLQSSK